One genomic window of Panicum hallii strain FIL2 chromosome 6, PHallii_v3.1, whole genome shotgun sequence includes the following:
- the LOC112896321 gene encoding NAC domain-containing protein 43-like, protein MSISVNGQSCVPPGFRFHPTEEELLNYYLRKKVASQEIDLDVIRDVDLNKLEPWDIQEKCKIGSGPQNDWYFFSHKDKKYPTGTRTNRATAAGFWKATGRDKAIYNAVKRIGMRKTLVFYKGRAPHGQKSDWIMHEYRLDDPAASGDAAATVAAAAAAAASSDAGQEDGWVVCRVFKKKHHHKESGGGGGRHGSGGGGDGGKAAAAAHHGLQYSSSDDALDQILQYMGRSCKQEHEQLLSPQGGGGGPGARAGPRYLRPIDTVLGGHGFMKLPPLESPSAALTPPHLSAAAGDAAAPPVDDLLHGAGASGITDWAMMDRLVASHLNGQAADAAAPASHHQLCFDDGPGADDADGLAFYAAATTRLLGGGGVGGGSSDDDLWSFTRSSAPAAAATSTERLSHVSL, encoded by the exons ATGAGCATCTCGGTGAACGGGCAGTCGTGCGTGCCGCCGGGGTTCCGGTTCCACCCCACGGAGGAGGAGCTGCTCAACTACTACCTCCGCAAGAAGGTCGCCTCCCAGGAGATCGACCTCGACGTCATCCGCGACGTCGACCTCAACAAGCTAGAGCCATGGGACATCCAAG AGAAATGTAAGATCGGGTCCGGGCCGCAGAACGACTGGTACTTCTTCAGCCACAAGGACAAGAAGTACCCGACGGGGACGCGCACGAAccgcgccacggcggcgggctTCTGGAAGGCCACCGGCCGCGACAAGGCCATCTACAACGCCGTCAAGCGCATCGGCATGCGCAAGACACTCGTCTTCTACAAGGGCCGCGCCCCGCACGGCCAGAAGTCCGACTGGATCATGCACGAGTACCGCCTCGACGACCCGGCAGCCTccggcgacgccgccgccacg GTcgccgcggcggcagcggctgcCGCGTCGTCGGACGCCGGCCAGGAGGACGGCTGGGTGGTGTGCAGGGTGTTCAAGAAGAAGCACCACCACAAGGAGtcgggaggcggaggcggcaggcacggcagcggcggcgggggcgacggcggcaaggccgccgcggcggcgcaccACGGCCTGCAGTACTCCTCCAGCGACGACGCGCTCGACCAGATCCTGCAGTACATGGGCAGGTCGTGCAAGCAGGAGCACGAGCAGCTCCTCTCgccgcagggcggcggcggcggcccgggggcgcgggcggggccgAGGTACCTCCGGCCCATCGACACCGTGCTGGGCGGGCACGGGTTCATGAAGCTGCCCCCGCTGGAAAGCCCGTCGGCCGCGCTGACGCCGCCGCACCTCTCGGCCGCAGCCGGCGACGCGGCGGCGCCCCCCGTGGACGACCTCCTCCACGGCGCCGGGGCGAGCGGGATCACGGACTGGGCCATGATGGACCGGCTGGTGGCGTCGCACCTCAACGGGCAGGcggccgacgccgccgcgccggcgagcCACCATCAGCTCTGCTTCGACGACGGCCCCGGCGCCGACGACGCGGACGGGCTCGCCTTctacgccgccgccaccacgaggctcctcggcggcggcggcgttggcgGCGGCTCCAGCGACGACGACCTGTGGAGCTTCACGCGGTCGTCGGCTCCGGCCGCTGCCGCCACGTCGACGGAGCGGCTGAGCCACGTGTCGCTGTAG